In Spartinivicinus marinus, the genomic stretch TAAATAGAATGACGAGTCTTGGCATGCCTATTTCTGTAAAAATTGGATAAATAGTGGACTGAATGCCTCAGCACGCCTGATTTTTCGATTTATTCAACAACGCCGCTCACCATTAGGTAATAGCACTTCTTTTCAACTAAACCCATTACATGAAAATGAAGTCGGCTCACCCCAGCGATTCGCTTTAGCAGGCATCATTGCAATAAGTGAATCAATACCTATACACAAGTAGTAGTCATAAAGCAGGTCTTGTAATTCTTTGGCGAGGCTAGACTTCCCAGAACTACTTGCACCATTTAAATAGATTACATCCATTACCCCATACCCACCTTATTCCAATGTATTTAAT encodes the following:
- a CDS encoding phosphotransferase-like protein, which encodes MDVIYLNGASSSGKSSLAKELQDLLYDYYLCIGIDSLIAMMPAKANRWGEPTSFSCNGFS